Below is a genomic region from Castanea sativa cultivar Marrone di Chiusa Pesio chromosome 2, ASM4071231v1.
ccatcttattgggccatttgaagtatggttccTTCCAGATTTTCTCCAGTAACTGATGTACCGGTTCTCAGAACACGTTGCTGACTACCTGAGGAGTGGTTGAACCAGATTGCCCAAcaaaatctctcctcggcctattGTTATTATACtaatccgacctgaaatcccttctctcctgagggataaccttcaccTTCCCCTTCccttgctgttgatcttcctcgactcttttgtactcgtcaatacgatccatgagccgacgtacactccgtacaggctttttggtcagagatttcctcaagtcatgatcagttggaaggcccaccttaaaagtgttaatcgccacctcatcaaaatcgctatcgatttcattaaacatctcccagtatctatcAGAATACGTCTTTAaggtctcaccctccctcatagCCATGGACAACAATGAGTCCAAGGGCCGAGGAACCCTACTGTAGGTAATAAATCGAGAGCCAAATGCCCTAGTGAactccatgaaagaatcgaTAGAACCCGCCTTCaggccattaaaccatctcatcgccATAAGTCCTAAGCttgaagggaagactttgcacattaaagtttcattcttagagtgcaccgccatcctctaaTTGAAGAAACTGACGTGCTCCACTGAGTCTGttctgccattatagatggtgaacgTGGGCTGAGCGAACCGTCGAGGAAGCTCTCCCCTTTCGATCCTACACGTGAAAGGTGACTTGGAAATCTGGTGCagcgccctactcatagcatcgttttCCAAGCCCCTGGAGAAAGACTTCTTATCCTTACGACCATGAAAATCGTCCTTCTCATACGAGAAGGTTTCACTAGGAGGAGTTCTGGACCTAGGCTTGTAACTACTGCCTTGGGAGCCCTCAGAAGAAGGATCAGAAAGAGATGGTGTCCTCCTCCATCTCgcacggcgtaacttcttcttaaggtgatcaatctctttctgcatggccttcgcatcatcctcatgggggACTCTGCTTCCACCGCGCGAATGACTTTCGCCGGTGCGCACCATATGTACACTATCCTCTCGATCCCTTTCACGTTCAAGATGTTGGAAATGATCCTCATGCTGGGACCCCAGAAACTCTGCTTGACGCGGATCTGAGCTTGCCATAgtgtttaaatttcttaaacACAAGATTTTCCACAGAttgcgccaattgtaagtgggCAATTTGTACTCGGTTTAATCactagatggactcaggcccaaagagctttatacaataaaatttgtagagcgtgggcttgaaacctaggttttaggggtattggaCAACAGATAAGCGGGCTAGATTGTCACTATCTACACAATTAATAGATAAGAATAACAGAtattctcctcggacataagccgaggatagcttgtattgcctttctttctttgaacaataattttcaattaaagaAGATCCctcctttttccttctcttttttcttttatatcactCTTCCTCTTGCCTTCAccttccacgtgtaacacaaatcaatGATCCagatctttttctctctccaccgCCCTTTGGAAGCCCTCAAATAacagctggaaggctgaatattactgttcagatgtcatttctccattaatacgatcagagaggtaggtgcagggtctttaatacagtggtagcagccttttcccttgatatttctcatacgctCTTCCTCTCCACAATTATGTGGAACACATCTTTCCCACCAGGCCTTTCAAAATTCTCTCCCGAAACATCACGAGATGTCATATGATCTTCACTTGATTTAGCCGAGGAGACGCCTCTCCTCGGACAATCCCACCAATCATTCTAGCAAGAGTTGGCTGGTGGGTCTCATAGGCTCTGCTCAAACAGGTTCacaccaccaaatcaggcccaaggcccaaatgcgtGTCTGACCATTTTTACCCACACATCAACATTCacattatttgattttaaaaaaaaattaatgtattgatttttaaaaaataaaaatagaattaaaaaccaaaaacacatgaatttagatctaggtttatcttgaacaagaacacagacccagaaaattcaaaagaaaaaaacccaaaaaatcaaaaacaagaaaacaaacccaaattttatatatatatatatatggtattttcctttatttggcatttccatttttttcttcaaaaattaataaacacaCGCTaacctagaaaatcaaacccACACACAACACCAAAACAACACTCTCTTTTtgtctttcatctcaaactctctctctcatgagtCTCATCCACCATGATCAGACAAGTCAAGAATTAAAGATAAcaccacctctctctctctttgtctcacAATGTTGAATCTATTGGAGTTTTGGGATCTATGATAGCTGATTTGAGTTTAGATCTGTTATGGATTGATTGGGCTTGCGGTTGTTGTGAGTCGAATTGGCtgggtttttctgggtttgtctatttgtttgaaataaactaggttttgtttaagtgtttgaGATTTCTaggttttctttgattttatgattttggCTATGAATCTTTGGGGAAGAAGGAGAAAAACTTATGGGTTTTCAGCATGGGTCTTTGGGGAAGAAGGATTTTTGGCCATGGGCATTTGTTCCAACATTCATCTAATCACTGTTCAGTCATTACATCCAATCATTTCCACTATGattctctctaattttcttcaaatttcaatGGGTAATCTCTCAAAGATTTTGAAGCTGGTTTGAGTTTCAATAggtttttttgtaataaaatctCAACTAATTTCAGTTTCAATGGGTTTGAAGGAAGTTGATTTGAGTGTGAATCTAAAACTTCAAGTCCTTTAGTTGATTCAATGGgtatatgttgattttttcccttttggaatgtgatttttttttttgtgttttggatttttttttcttttattggcaACAGGTTTGAATTTAGTTTGAATGAATTTTGATTTGCTCTTTGTTCtcttctcaaattttattgcattattgatttgattttaagtgTGAAAGGAAGTTGATTCAatgtgtttaattttgaattcgttttcttgtgtttgattttctaggtttgtgGTCTTGTGTTTGAATTTTCCGAATTTGTGTTCATATatgctctttttttattttttatacaagtgTTCATATGTGTTCTTGTTGAAGATGAACTAAGTATGAATTCATGTGTTTTTGGTtttcaattctttattttttttattttagtaaaatagatagattaattttttaaaaaaaaaatgctgatgTGAATGCCAATTTGacatttcttattattattttaatggctgTGTAGGCTATTTCCACTAATGAGAGGATGGTAGGGATGACATTGaaaacatatttcaaaaatttaggTACCAAAATAGGagtatgaaaataaaatatgggagcaaaatggaaaatgagcccaaaatgtaaagacgaaatatatatatatatattttgccaaattaaaaattattcaaaagtCAATATTGGTGATGTAGTATTGTTTATCTTTAATATCGATGTCCCAATATTTGAAAATCCTTATACAAAAGTTtgacaaattaaaatcaataaaattgaCATTAATTTGCTAGAGTGTGATCCTAgagtaaataagaaaatatgagattatCATGTTAATCAAcatgataaaatatatatatatatataaattatgttgtctttttattattttatattttttaaatactaaataaatgttagatttaatgttatttattaatttaattttgaatctTAATATACATTAATCATGAATGTCGAAATTTTCCCTATTACTAGCAATACGAATGTCTTGATGCActagttagaaaaaaaaaatcatatgtaaataaaagaaataattttaataataaaaattgaagttaaacaataaaaaaaaatgtaaaaaataagagaataaaaaCTACTTTAAATTATGTGGTGAAAGCATATTGTGTAAGACTGGGTTTTTATCAAATCTAATtataatagaatattttttgaaacattggGTAATTAAGTTTTAATGTTGGTAAAAGCTAGTCAACAGTGATCAAGGTTAGTCAAAATactaaagtaaattttttatcaatgaacctataaaattaatcaattttatgtttaattGGGGTTGATTAATCCTCGATGAAATCCTACCAAACTTGGCCAATGAACTCAAAAAGTATATtgttcaaagaaaagaaaagaaaagaaatatataaaaaagctCTCGCCCTTTTATTACCCATAAGCATTTCACATAGAgtaaaaggaataaaaataatttgtctCACTTTATACTTCACCAACTATAGTATATCATGTATTTATCTGACaaattctttttcatattttaaactttaatttcttacaaataaaaaaagagatatgTGGCTAGTTGTAATTAGTGGAATATAACATGATACATTCAAGGTGagaaaaaggatttttttttttttttttaatgtggacaaataatttttattccaCTAAAATGTgttgatgttaaaaaaaattaggcaagATTAAAACTTGATATCACTACATTTTTGTTACTAAATTGTAAGTTTACAACCTtggtatgaaaaaaaaattataagtttacgacgttgttgtgtgtgtgtgtgtgtgtgtgtgtgtgtgagtgagagagagagagagagagagagagagagagagaaaacctaCTTAGTTCTACAGTTCCTTAATTCTTGTAtattacaattaaattcaaatacaattACATTGACTAATGACTTACAAAATTCGTCATATTTGCTAAAAGTAATACTAAGGATATTATGAATTTGTCGCATAacatttataaattgatatgttatcaataaaataaaataaaataaaaattctaaaattcatttaatatgtttttgaaaTCCACAAATCATATTCGTGATAATGTGAgtttgtaaatattataatttgtaGAAACTTCTAcattttccattttctaaaaacaattaaaatcaaTTCGGTAATGTCGTTGAATTTATTTGGACACTCTATATAGTGCACCTAATGAATATCCTTTCACATGGATGTGGATCTAAGAATTCTGTCACACACTCTAACATGATTTGCATATTTGTCAAtgtattttattacttatatataagAACATCACTAATACTTGTAAAAATATCTTTACTGATTATGTCAAAGGGTGACTTCTTTTTAaagttaattaataataaaattaaaaagagagaacaaGAAAGTCCTTAGTTTCCTCAAAATAATCATATTACAGTTTGCCTTATTAGGTCAACCTACCTGGCTAAATAACCATCACAACCTGAAAATAATTGCAGCCTCCCAAATTAGGAGTTTGACTagttaaaaaatagtaaataacaaaCTTCCATCTCTTTCGGAGTTTTGACACTCTCATTTTCCCTAACACGCAAACTACAACCTTTCTGCATCTGACCTTTTTCTTCGCTGCCTTTTCTTTCACATTCAGGCGCTGTCCCTCTCTCGTCAGCCTCCTCTTTTGGTCGGCGACGAGAGGGATCAAGTTTCACACAAACCCCATTTAACCAACTCTACCCCCATAACccgttcttctttctttctttctttcttttatcataTAATCATTACCATATCTAAATAGCTATTTCTACTTCGTtcatattattttacttttgtgTAATGTCAAACATTTTAGCCCCGTTCCAGCTCTTGGAACTGAATATAATATCAGCACAAGATCTCGCAAATGTGTCTCGTTCCATGCGGACCTATGCGGTTGCATGGGTTCACCCAGATCGTAAACTTTCAACACGAGTGGACACTCATGGTGACAACAATCCAACATGGAATGACAAGTTTGTGTTCCGTGTGGACGAGGAATTTCTACACTCAGACACGTCAGCCGTGATGATTGAGATCTATGGACTCCATTGGTTCCGAGACGTCCACGTGGGCACAGTTCGTGTTCTTGTTGGCAATCTGATCCCGACCCCGCCTAGGCCCCACCAACCTAACCACCATCCCAAGATTGGAATGAGGTTCGTGGCACTTCAGGTACGTAGGCCGTCAGGTCGGCCACAAGGAATCCTTAACATTGGGGTTGCGGTCCTTGATAGTTCCATGAGGAGCATGCCATTGTATACCCAACTCAATCTCTCTGGAGCCGTTGGATATCGGCATTTGATGGGTGAAGATGAGTCTTTTTTGCAAGGGAGTCATACCACGCTAACAAGCAAGCCTGAATTTCGTCGTACGAAGAGTGATACAAGTTCCATGATTGGTTCAGAGCTTCGAACTTCTCAATTCCGTGGGACAACAACACGTAAAGGAAAAGCCAGTTCCATGGTGAACGAGTCTTCCTCCGAAATTGATCACAAGAAGAAAGGTCAATCCAAAGCCAGCTCTTTGCTCAGTGGCTCCATTGTGTTGAGAAGAGTGAAAAGCAAAAAGGCCAAAAAGTCTCGCTCAGTTGTTAGTGCATCGGATGCTGGAGACCGAGACCGTGACCGTGACAGGGACTCACATAATAAGAAGGGTAAAAATGGAAAAGCCAGTTCGTTGGTGAGCGGGTCGGAAATATCCGTGGATCCTCCAGGGAAGAGTAAAGCTGGAAGAGCAAGTTCAGTGTTGAGCACATCTGAGGTTAGTACGGACGTGGAGGCTCAGCCACCCATTAAGGTTATTAATGGAAAAAAGAATGGTAAGCCAAGTTCGTTGGTTAACGGTAACGGCTCAGATGTTGGGGACCCTCCACCAAAAAAGGTTGTGTTAAATGAGAATCCTGTCATTGAAGAATCCGATGTTAATTGGTCAGAATCTGAGGTTGAAAGGATACcaactccaccaccaccaaaatcaAAGGGAACGAAATTAGAAAAAACCACAAGTTTCCAACTTGATCCTGTGATTCAAAACCCACCTCCCAGAAAATCTACAGGAACGACCCCGTTGCACCCACGTGCCACCAATGTCAATTCCAGTTCCACACCCAAGCATGCACGTGCCAATGCCACACCCATCCATCCTCGTACTAGTGCAACCCCCATGCATTCTAAATCTTTTGGTAAATTCACCGGCTTGACTGAGTACGGAACCCCAAGAAAGTTCTCCGAGTATGGCACTCCCAAAAAGTTCATACCCCCGGCTATACTGACGGAGTCCGAGCTGGGTCCATCAGCGTCGGAGGTGGCAGCGGAGGTGGCGAGAGCGCCAAGAGTGGAAGAGGAAGGAAGCTCTATTGTGGGTGGGTGGAGCTTGGCTGAAGAGAGCGTGGAAGGCCTACAATCAAAGCTCGAACGTTGGAGGACGGAGCTTCCACCCGTCTATGACCGTGGCGAGTTTTCGAGCATAAGGGGATCGACCGAGCCTCGGGGCCATGCGCGGCGCCACACTGATGGTGGCAATGGGTTGTTTTCTTGCTTCAGCAATATTTGTGGGTGTCAATGCCATATTGTTTGCGGTGGTAACTCTGCCCGTGTGGACAAGAAAGGCGGTACAAGTGCTCGGATCCCCCGGAGCTCTTCCACTGATAATGTGGGCTATACTTGAATTGCCTGACTGACTTAGTTGTCATCATTCGTGGTCGTTTTTTTGACAATATGAAGCAGTCCGGTGTGGAATGAGGGAGCTAACTCATCACTTTGGATTTTATTgctttatagttttttttttttttcttttctttttaatatatatatatttcatttttgaagGACTGAAAATTGTGTGGTATTGGAAGTTTAGGCCATGCATCATGCCAAGGATGAATGTTAGGGAATCCATATGTCGATGGGTTAGAACACCCTaacttcttcatcttcctttataatatatattttttttctttctcacaaAATTCTGTCTCTTTCATTCTTTGGGAGCCATAGAAAACAAATGTACAAGAAAGGGGAAAAaggaaatttattatatttctgCCTGTAGATTATTAATCTTCATGAACAATACATTTTCGTTATTCAAATgttcaataatatatatgtggTGCCGTAGtgtttatttcaaatgttcaaTAATGATATCTGCTCTTTGATGGCCATGAACAGTATATAAGTTAATGCAATGCTTTTAAATTTGAGCCCCAAAATAATCTGGAATGTTTTTAATTCTATTCTCATAGCTTGAAGTTCTGGGTATTTGTCACTGATCCTGTTATGGTACCCAAACGTTGCTCCCACTGATCCTTTTCCATTTTCCTTTACAAACTAAATGAAATTTAGTATTTGCAGTTCTATTCCAGTGATGCCAATTACTGATATGCTAGCTCTCGTCAATAGTCCTCCAAAATATCTAACAATTTACAGATTGTATtcctttttgttaaaattttctgGATATGCCTTTTTAGGTTTATTCGAGAATGTAACATGTAGGCATCTTTgttctatttaaaaaatcaaatacatgaGATATATATCATGattgttgaaatataaaatgagacaaaaaataaaagtgagaCAAATGATTATCTGACTTCAAGTAATTAATTCCCTTCCCTAAATACGAATTCCTCTAAATGTGTGTCTCTCTTCTATTTGGTTGGAACATTTCCTCTCAATTTTATCTTTGCAtagttaatatttaatttttgaatattttttttgagagagagtttaatCTATGGTGTTTGTCCTTGATGAaagttctttattatcaaacgaagataccaattggtttttggtgtagacaaGAATCGaatctcaaatattttattcgacaataagagactttaccatatattttttatatataatataaagaattttttaaagattggCCATTTGAACATACCTTTAGccaataaaatatatgaataacttACCCCACCCACCATAACTAGTTGTCGAATAGATCTGATCGTACCCTAACAAGTTAAGCATATGTGATTTCCatacattcatatatatatatatagtatgactTGGGGTTGGTCTATTATAAGAGGACtcaaaaaatgaagagagagagagagatgcttAGCTAGGTCTAACTCATGGCATACCAAACAAGGTTTCTTGCTTTCAAGATTACCTGATATAAGTGGATTTTAGTGAATTTTTCTCTGATCTTGATCTTGTGTAGGGATTTGTGAACAATTTTACTTGGTCGATCATGGCAAAGCATAGACAATGGGAAAGGGagagttaaaaaatattcaGAGTAGGCTGAGGTTGTGACTGAGAAAATTGTAGTGGGTTCTCCAAAGAAATCCTGGGAGCATGAAGTTGAAGAGTGCTTTAATGGAGCATTGTATTAAAGAACCAGAGGAACCAAACATTGAAATAAACGAGAGGCTTGCATGGGTCTTGATATGTATAATTGATTTGGATAATGCTATTGTTGTGGATCATCAGCCTAATGCCAAAGGACCTTCGGTGAGACCCAATAGTGTGCCTCACTCGAACACAAAGGACATTCTCAAGACAAAGTCTAAGAATGTTGGGCGTGAGTTTAGGGAATCACTAGTTAGGCTGGATTTATCCCTTCTTTTCATGATCTTTGTTCAAGAGTTGGCTTGTAAGGAACATAGGCGCTTGAATTGCCCCTTAAAGTAGAAGGACGTGACAAGGATGGTGAAAATGTTTGGACTTAGCATTGTGTATATGGTAGAAAAAATTggctttcattaattattatatttaattactCTTTTGTCTCTGTAAATTAAGAGAATACCCAAGAATTGTTATCACTTTTCAGAATTGTCAAAATACCCCAATTTATCTTTGTATATTAGTAGGATACCCAGAGTTAGTAATCATTTTCCcgaattatcaaaataccccaatttaattagataatcttactcttaaaaaataaaaaatgaggataaaactatatttcaacaaaatttaaaaacaaaaacttacgTGATTAGAAAAACTCTCATTCACCACCGCTaccccttggtgcggtggtcactctacaagtatataCTTGTCGAGTGTAGGGCaagagccggggttcaagtctccagaagagagcttcacatacatatacacttagattagattatagtaaaaattttatcttgtaaaaaaaaaaaaaaaaaaaaactctcattcCACGTACACAGCCAAAAGCACCCTGCTCACacaatcaatttcaatttcaatttcctCGCAATAACTTCCCACTAAATGAATACTTTACTAATAGGCATAGCCCTGTGACAGTGGTTACCAACCACAACAAACTTCTCCTAATCTCAAGCACCGTTTTTgctctaaaaaatttaatatatatatatatatatatatatatatatatatatatatatattcatgcactattttttttttcgtttgaaaATCGACTTCTCACCAACTTTTACCCacttttaaaacattttagttcTAGTCAGagttctttttattaataaaaaataataataataaagaaaaagttcaaaaattatCCTTATCCCATTGCAattatctctctcctcattattttttttctctatgtcTACGATTCTACAtctctatactactatttatcAGGTTGTTTCACATAGTTTCGAACTGCTTTTTGTTCCTCTCTGTCacattaatctctctctctctctctctctctctctctctcaaagataGCCCCTTATCCATATCCCCTAAAATTAGGCAATTCTACTTCTCCTTATTCCTTTTGGATGGCAAGTCATTTgccaaaatcaaaaataaataattgtctCTGAAAAGGTTAAAATTAAAGTGGACAGCCAAAATTTACGAGACCTACCATGAGTAGCTTCACTAGGTTGACGGACAAGGAGATGAGGCGGCAATGACGTATTGAAGGTGGAAGGATGACCTATGGGGAATGGATCACCTGTAGTGGACGGATAACGGTTCGGACGAATACTGAGGTTGATAGCCACGTGGCAATGACATGGCTTATTTGGCCTCCAAGGAACTTCAAACGACAATAACTTGTGATCCATGATTAACCCCAGTCAGTAGAGCCTCTATATGGAAAGGGTTCCTTAAAATGCGCACATTTATAaagatcttctctacaaggaaatattCCTCTTCACCAAGGAACCAAGGTCGGTTCCCCACTACTATAAATAGCCAAAACCTTCAGAAaacaaggtacgcataattgaCCCCAGCTCTAGCATTCTAGAGTTGTGACAATtcttctaacttgaccttcagaggGTATTTAGCAgataccacaccggtactctcttgaggttttctttcttgttgtgcaggtgttgtttgGAACGTGAGGACCGTGCAGCTTACTGACAATTTTCAACATCATCAGTTGGTGGTGGGAAAGTAAACGTAGGTGAGCCATGTTGTTGTTTCccagacaaagagttgcatggtgcTTACTCGCTCAATggcaaccaccaccaacaaccaagGAGACAAACCATGTGCCGCGGCCCTTGAGAGACAGATTTAGACACTCACTGTGGCGGTTGAACGCCTTATCAAGTAAAACCATGACTTGGAAGAACAGCTGTGCCAAATGAACGCCGAGCCCCGAGACCAAGAGGGCGAGCAGGAAGGCAACAACCTTTAGCATAATGACAACAGGCAAAATTGTGAAGGGCCGAAAGGCAGTAATGTTATGAGTAGGCCAACGGCCACGGATATCGCCCTACTAAACCTAGTTGGAGATATGCATATGATGAGGGAACTGATGGATCTGATGATGGACGCCCTTAAAGGACGGGTATCAAGTGATCTCGATGAACTGGTGCACCGGATGGATTCACCCTTCATTGCACCCGTAACTTCGTTCCCTCTCCCGTCGAAGTTCCACCTGCCGCAAATAGAGGCCTACGATGGGTCAAAGGACCTATTAGACCACTTGGAGACGTTCAAGATCCTCAGGCACTTGCAAGGTGTAGCGGACAAAATCATGTGTCGGGCCTTTCCCACAACATTGAGAGGTCCCGCAAGAGTATGGTTTAGTAGGCTAACGCCATACTCCATCAGTACCTTCAAGGAGTTGAGCACCCAATTTGCCTCACACTTCATTGGGGGGCACATGTACAAGAAGTTGACGGCGT
It encodes:
- the LOC142625073 gene encoding uncharacterized protein LOC142625073, coding for MSNILAPFQLLELNIISAQDLANVSRSMRTYAVAWVHPDRKLSTRVDTHGDNNPTWNDKFVFRVDEEFLHSDTSAVMIEIYGLHWFRDVHVGTVRVLVGNLIPTPPRPHQPNHHPKIGMRFVALQVRRPSGRPQGILNIGVAVLDSSMRSMPLYTQLNLSGAVGYRHLMGEDESFLQGSHTTLTSKPEFRRTKSDTSSMIGSELRTSQFRGTTTRKGKASSMVNESSSEIDHKKKGQSKASSLLSGSIVLRRVKSKKAKKSRSVVSASDAGDRDRDRDRDSHNKKGKNGKASSLVSGSEISVDPPGKSKAGRASSVLSTSEVSTDVEAQPPIKVINGKKNGKPSSLVNGNGSDVGDPPPKKVVLNENPVIEESDVNWSESEVERIPTPPPPKSKGTKLEKTTSFQLDPVIQNPPPRKSTGTTPLHPRATNVNSSSTPKHARANATPIHPRTSATPMHSKSFGKFTGLTEYGTPRKFSEYGTPKKFIPPAILTESELGPSASEVAAEVARAPRVEEEGSSIVGGWSLAEESVEGLQSKLERWRTELPPVYDRGEFSSIRGSTEPRGHARRHTDGGNGLFSCFSNICGCQCHIVCGGNSARVDKKGGTSARIPRSSSTDNVGYT